Proteins from a genomic interval of Actinoalloteichus hymeniacidonis:
- a CDS encoding non-ribosomal peptide synthetase/type I polyketide synthase: MSDSSTSASRDKIAIIGIGCRLPGSASDYRTFWQNLIDGKDCITPTPADRYDIGTLGSRDKSKPGRLVGGRGGYIDGFDEFDPAFFGISPREAHHMDPQQRKLLEVAWEALEDGGQKPGRLAGSDVGVFVGAFTLDYKIVQFADLSFDTLAAHTATGTMMTMVSNRISYCFDFRGPSISIDTACSSSLVAVDLACRSLSRGETNLALAGGTLLHMTPQYTIAETKGGFLSPEGRSRTFDADANGYVRAEGVGVIALKRLDDAVRDGDPIHAVIIGSGVNQDGRTSGITVPNPEAQIDLIERVCAEAGIAPGDLQYVEAHGTSTPVGDPLEANALGRALRMGRKPDSRCYVGSVKTNIGHTESAAGIAGLIKAAMCLKHKKIPPHINLGTVNPAIDLATLPYEIPTEVTDWPDHEGPARAGVNAFGFGGTNAHVLLEEAPARRDADHEPEEPSAGYAILPLTARDPAVFPELVEGIRRELAGADATGISLADLGSTLAHRRQHLDSRLSVVYSSRESLDEKLAGFLAGEADPHVLLDQQWDPARRGLVWAFTGMGPQWWAMGRMLFDSEPVYREAVQRCDAEFQAQSGWSLIEEMSADEADSRMEETWLAQPANFAVQMGLAALWRSYGITPDAIVGHSTGEVAAFYEAGVYSLRDAVTVVLHRSRLQQKLVGTGTMLAVSLTESEAADRIASYGDRVSIAAINSPTAMTLAGDQDVLAEIADALRSEQTFARFLTVRVPYHSARMDSIKDELLSALAGITPQVAEVPLYLTARRGRAHGTELDAGYWWHNVRDSVRFHEAIDGLIDDGYGLFLEIGPHPVLGHSIREALDAREVEGRTVPSIRRGEDEAARIAMSLATLHNLGREIDWHSMYPQRPAVVLPRYPFKRDRYWVEPASVEQVRLGRLDHPLLGRRMATVEPTWEARLDVEDLPYLSDHRIQGNVVFPAAGYLEMAAQAVHAMTGSAEATLADIRLRKALFLTDDAATTVQLAFSSDAAGFTIATVNPAAPERTVHADGVVRVGQRRRLNSTLDLTAIQSRTVRRLGSADCYSALAGLGYHYGPAFQSIEDVWIGPGEALARIRPSAALDAPTDQDGQYHFHPVLLDACFQSLLTPQLLDDDTDPTSTGIRLPLSIEEMRVAPIGTQPVWAHATITRQQGDELVGDIVVYSDSGVPLGRIEGFRAADVEKATATVGLSTIDHWLTEVEWVDAPLPAEAAAVEDDLNALGAADPVSNEWLIFCDAGGIGTELAELVAGRGGRCHLVRPGEQYRMEPGNRESVVVPGSAEDLARLFAELAAAGLDSFATIVHLWNLDLPSIDETARSSLTDHESLGTYSLIALAQTLASDPERAGRLHIVTRGTQAVALDDPVEPLGAPAWGIGRVLWNQELIAHRGRLIDLDPAGGTDQESRSAEARALLREASISDEDEVALRADGRRSGRLRIADGLTRPLPLRLRPDGGYLVTGAFGALGRVLCKTLVARGARRLILVGRTTLLERGHWHEVDPGTRVGRAVHLLTELEAMGAEAVLAPLDITDENAFTTWLADYRRTESTPIRGVFHLAGHVQDTLVPDMDREVFDSVHDPKVVGAYLLHRHLIEEPIEHFVLFASIASLLTTAGQTNYAAGNAFLDALAHHRRARGLPALSIDWGPWATGMIEELGLIDHYRNSRGMSSLSPDAGMAVLERVIGQDRAQLLVATVVDWPIFLAWYPAPPPLVAELAAAAGTDGASESSSFLDAFRAADEEKRRLLVTEQFTSVVAGVLRVRTGQVDPSVSLGALGLDSLLAMELRARVHTEMRIALPVVALLSSAPISDAIDQLHDGLVEVIADDDGETAVEAVEIFEDERSHPLTQNQKALWFLKQLSPDGFAYNIGGAVEVRAELDPELMFDAVRTLTARHPSLRANFHLRDGVPVQELREVSDLVHDIALFDVVDRDWDDIYQMIIAEYRKPYDLERDPLIRFRLFKRADDRWVIMKAVHHIISDAISTFTFIEELLAVYEGLRAERPVELAPPSSRYVDFLNWQNRFLASRDAERMLEYWRGHLPEQVPILNLPTDKPRPVVQTYNGASEFFVLDRELSGRVHAMAREHDVTVFMVLMSAYYLLLHRYSGQDDVIVGSPVTGRTQKEFSSVYGYFVNPLPLHVDLAGSPSIAQLLEQVRATVLNGLDNQEYPFVLLVEKLGLQHDPSRSAVFQAMFILLVHKVATEKYGYRLDYIELPEEEGQFDLTLSVYEEEADQSFHCVFKYNTDLFFAETMQRMASHYVTLLDALTSAPATESISRLPLLGDQERSEILEDWSGASSTVDVDVPVHELITSAAAQDPDAIAVSMPAGLTSAPEALRSGTDDRGRRTLTYGELERRACNLACRLGALGVGKGSVVALCLEKSPELVVTVLAVLKTGGAYLPLDPDHPTDRLAFMVRNVGAVLAIVDESRRDRLAGLVGEDVLVLGDLHRAAEAENAETTSLLPQTRSVVEAAPAEVAGPIDLAEPAYVIYTSGSTGRPKAVQVSHHNLASAYESWRREYRLDDEVRVHLQMASFSFDVFTGDLVRALCSGGTLVLVDRELLFDTARLHQTMLDERVDCGEFVPAVVRALMNHCEQTDRRLDSLRLLIVGSDAWKVEEYDRLRALCAEDTRVVNSYGLSEATIDSAYFEGPTDGLEPSRMVPIGRPLPNSALYILDEHAEPVPVGVPGELWVGGAGVAIGYAGDPEQTATRFVTTRWTARSTDGEPLRLYRTGDLARWDSAGRVQLLGRIDGQIKVRGHRIELGEIESQLADWPDLAEAVVTLLPDDRGESVLCAYCVPGGDGELDLRALRRHLAEYLPTFMIPAYFVELPALPLTANGKVDVAALPAPARTGDDREYEAPISLYEVRMAAHWESLLGLERVGLRHDFFESGGSSIKLIELIYHLQDEFGINIPVSQLFTVTTLQGMAGTVEQIVTGRIGGARPYLRFNPGGERRLFCFPPAGGHGLIYRRFAAHLPEYEFIAFNYLPGDDKVQRYADLIEELHPVGPCPLFGYSLGGNLAFEVASVLEARGRAVENVVIMDSYRIPEAFELEGMRFDAFEQELGEHLRKHTGSEVLTEETLEQARDYIRFCGRTPNLALIKASVDVISDEQKVEFYGVSEQGTWHGSSTTGTSVFRGLGTHAEMLDEQHLQHNAGLTREILVGGGHRGA; the protein is encoded by the coding sequence GTGTCGGACTCATCCACATCCGCCTCCCGCGACAAGATCGCGATCATCGGTATCGGTTGTCGGCTGCCCGGCAGCGCCTCCGACTACCGGACCTTCTGGCAGAACCTGATCGACGGTAAGGACTGCATAACACCGACCCCGGCCGACAGATACGACATCGGGACCCTCGGCAGCCGGGACAAGTCGAAACCGGGTCGACTGGTCGGTGGTAGAGGCGGGTACATCGACGGCTTCGACGAGTTCGACCCGGCCTTCTTCGGCATCAGCCCGCGCGAGGCCCACCACATGGACCCCCAGCAGCGCAAGCTGTTGGAGGTCGCATGGGAGGCACTGGAGGACGGCGGACAGAAACCCGGCCGGTTGGCCGGATCGGATGTCGGGGTGTTCGTCGGCGCCTTCACCCTGGACTACAAGATCGTGCAGTTCGCCGACCTGTCCTTCGACACCCTGGCGGCACACACAGCCACCGGCACGATGATGACGATGGTCTCGAACCGGATCTCCTACTGTTTCGACTTCCGAGGCCCGAGCATCTCGATCGACACCGCCTGCAGCTCCTCGCTGGTGGCCGTGGACCTCGCCTGTCGGAGCCTGAGCCGTGGAGAGACCAACCTCGCCCTCGCGGGCGGAACCCTGCTGCACATGACCCCGCAGTACACGATCGCGGAGACCAAGGGCGGTTTCCTCTCGCCCGAGGGGAGGTCGCGCACCTTCGACGCCGACGCGAACGGCTACGTGCGTGCCGAGGGGGTCGGTGTGATCGCACTCAAACGGTTGGACGACGCGGTGCGCGACGGCGACCCGATCCACGCGGTGATCATCGGCAGCGGTGTCAACCAGGACGGCCGCACCAGCGGGATCACCGTGCCCAACCCCGAGGCGCAGATCGACCTGATCGAACGGGTCTGCGCCGAGGCGGGTATCGCGCCGGGCGATCTCCAGTACGTCGAGGCACACGGAACCTCCACCCCGGTAGGCGATCCGCTGGAGGCCAACGCGCTGGGTAGAGCGCTGCGTATGGGGCGCAAACCCGATTCCCGCTGCTACGTCGGCTCGGTCAAGACCAACATCGGGCACACCGAGTCCGCAGCGGGCATCGCGGGTCTGATCAAGGCCGCGATGTGTCTGAAGCACAAGAAGATCCCGCCGCACATCAACCTCGGAACCGTCAACCCAGCCATCGACCTGGCCACGCTGCCTTACGAGATTCCCACCGAGGTCACCGACTGGCCCGACCACGAGGGCCCGGCCCGCGCCGGGGTCAACGCCTTCGGTTTCGGCGGCACCAACGCGCATGTGCTGTTGGAGGAGGCACCCGCTCGACGGGATGCCGACCACGAACCCGAGGAACCCTCCGCCGGCTACGCGATCCTGCCGTTGACGGCACGCGACCCGGCGGTGTTTCCCGAATTGGTCGAGGGCATCCGTCGTGAACTCGCCGGTGCCGACGCCACCGGGATCTCGCTGGCCGATCTGGGCAGCACCCTGGCGCACCGCAGGCAACACCTCGATTCCCGACTCTCGGTCGTCTATTCCTCCCGAGAGTCGCTCGACGAGAAGCTGGCGGGCTTCCTCGCGGGTGAGGCGGACCCGCATGTGCTGCTGGACCAACAGTGGGACCCCGCACGGCGTGGATTGGTCTGGGCGTTCACCGGGATGGGCCCGCAGTGGTGGGCGATGGGCCGGATGCTGTTCGACAGCGAGCCCGTCTACCGCGAGGCCGTCCAACGGTGCGACGCCGAGTTCCAGGCGCAGTCTGGCTGGTCGTTGATCGAGGAGATGTCGGCCGACGAGGCGGACTCCAGGATGGAGGAGACCTGGCTGGCCCAGCCTGCGAACTTCGCGGTCCAGATGGGACTCGCCGCGCTGTGGCGGTCCTACGGCATCACCCCCGACGCCATCGTCGGGCACAGCACCGGCGAGGTCGCCGCGTTCTACGAGGCTGGTGTCTACTCACTACGCGACGCCGTGACGGTGGTCCTGCACCGCAGCAGGCTCCAGCAGAAGCTGGTGGGCACCGGCACGATGCTCGCGGTGAGCCTCACCGAGAGCGAGGCCGCCGACCGCATCGCCTCCTATGGCGACCGGGTGTCGATCGCGGCGATCAACAGTCCCACCGCCATGACGCTGGCCGGTGACCAGGACGTGCTCGCCGAGATCGCCGACGCGCTGCGCTCCGAACAGACCTTCGCCCGATTCCTCACCGTGCGGGTGCCTTACCACAGCGCCCGCATGGACTCGATCAAGGACGAACTGCTCTCCGCGCTGGCGGGCATCACCCCGCAGGTCGCCGAGGTGCCGCTGTACCTGACCGCGCGCCGGGGCCGCGCCCACGGAACCGAACTGGACGCCGGCTACTGGTGGCACAACGTGCGCGACAGCGTTCGGTTCCACGAGGCGATCGACGGCCTGATCGACGACGGCTACGGACTCTTCCTGGAGATCGGACCGCATCCCGTGCTCGGTCACTCGATCCGCGAGGCCCTGGACGCCCGGGAGGTGGAGGGGCGCACGGTGCCCTCGATCCGGCGTGGCGAAGACGAGGCGGCGCGGATCGCCATGTCGCTGGCCACCCTGCACAACCTGGGCCGGGAGATCGACTGGCACTCGATGTACCCACAACGCCCGGCGGTCGTCCTACCGCGCTACCCGTTCAAGCGAGACCGCTACTGGGTCGAACCCGCCTCCGTCGAGCAGGTGCGGCTCGGCAGGCTCGACCACCCATTGCTGGGACGTCGGATGGCCACCGTGGAGCCGACGTGGGAGGCACGTCTGGACGTGGAGGACCTGCCTTACCTGTCCGACCACCGCATCCAGGGCAACGTGGTGTTCCCCGCCGCCGGTTACCTGGAGATGGCGGCCCAGGCCGTACACGCGATGACCGGCTCGGCCGAGGCGACCCTGGCCGACATCCGGTTACGCAAGGCACTGTTCCTGACCGACGACGCCGCCACGACGGTCCAACTGGCCTTCTCCTCGGACGCGGCCGGTTTCACCATCGCCACGGTCAACCCGGCCGCGCCGGAACGGACCGTGCACGCCGACGGCGTCGTGCGCGTCGGGCAGCGCCGCAGGCTGAATTCGACACTGGACCTGACGGCGATCCAGTCGCGCACCGTCCGAAGGCTCGGCTCTGCGGACTGCTACTCGGCGTTGGCGGGACTCGGTTACCACTACGGCCCGGCATTCCAGAGCATCGAGGACGTCTGGATCGGACCGGGCGAGGCACTGGCCAGGATCCGCCCCTCGGCCGCGCTCGATGCACCGACCGACCAGGACGGGCAGTACCACTTCCACCCGGTCCTGCTCGACGCCTGCTTCCAATCACTGCTGACCCCGCAGTTGCTCGACGACGACACCGACCCGACGAGCACCGGGATCCGACTGCCCCTGTCGATCGAGGAGATGCGGGTCGCCCCGATCGGAACGCAACCCGTGTGGGCGCACGCCACGATCACCCGACAGCAGGGCGACGAGCTGGTCGGCGACATCGTCGTCTACTCCGACAGCGGGGTCCCGCTGGGTCGAATCGAGGGATTCCGCGCCGCCGACGTCGAGAAGGCGACCGCAACGGTCGGCCTGTCGACGATCGACCACTGGTTGACCGAGGTCGAATGGGTCGATGCCCCACTCCCGGCGGAGGCGGCCGCCGTCGAGGACGACCTCAACGCGCTCGGCGCGGCCGACCCGGTCAGCAACGAGTGGCTGATCTTCTGCGACGCGGGCGGCATCGGCACCGAGCTGGCCGAGCTGGTCGCCGGTCGAGGCGGCCGGTGCCACCTGGTGCGGCCGGGCGAGCAGTACCGGATGGAACCGGGGAACCGGGAATCCGTGGTGGTACCGGGCTCGGCCGAGGACCTGGCCCGCCTGTTCGCCGAACTGGCTGCGGCGGGGCTGGACTCCTTCGCGACCATCGTGCACCTGTGGAACCTCGACCTGCCCTCGATCGATGAGACCGCTCGGTCGAGCCTCACCGACCACGAGAGCCTCGGCACCTACTCGCTGATCGCACTGGCCCAGACCCTGGCATCCGATCCGGAGCGGGCGGGTCGACTGCACATCGTCACCCGGGGCACACAGGCCGTCGCGCTCGACGACCCGGTCGAACCGCTGGGCGCCCCCGCCTGGGGAATCGGTCGGGTGCTGTGGAATCAGGAGCTCATCGCACACCGAGGCAGGCTGATCGACCTCGACCCGGCGGGCGGCACCGACCAGGAGTCCCGCAGTGCCGAGGCCCGCGCCTTGCTTCGGGAGGCGTCGATCTCGGACGAGGACGAGGTCGCGCTGCGAGCCGACGGACGCCGGTCGGGCAGGCTCCGCATCGCAGACGGGCTCACCCGACCGCTGCCGTTGCGGTTGCGTCCGGACGGCGGCTACCTGGTCACCGGCGCCTTCGGCGCACTGGGCCGGGTCCTGTGCAAGACCCTGGTCGCCAGGGGCGCGCGCCGCCTGATCCTGGTGGGTCGCACCACACTGCTCGAGCGAGGTCATTGGCACGAGGTCGACCCGGGAACCCGGGTGGGCCGGGCGGTGCACCTGCTCACGGAGCTCGAGGCGATGGGTGCCGAGGCGGTGCTCGCGCCCTTGGACATCACCGACGAGAACGCCTTCACCACGTGGCTGGCCGACTATCGCCGCACCGAGTCGACGCCGATCAGGGGCGTCTTCCACCTCGCCGGACACGTGCAGGACACCCTGGTCCCCGACATGGACCGCGAGGTCTTCGACTCCGTCCACGACCCGAAGGTCGTCGGCGCCTACCTCCTGCATCGGCACCTGATCGAGGAACCGATCGAGCACTTCGTGCTGTTCGCCTCGATCGCCTCCCTGCTGACGACCGCCGGACAGACGAACTACGCCGCGGGCAACGCCTTCCTCGACGCGTTGGCCCACCACCGCAGAGCTCGCGGGCTGCCCGCGCTGAGCATCGACTGGGGCCCGTGGGCCACCGGCATGATCGAGGAACTGGGACTGATCGACCACTACCGCAACAGCCGGGGCATGAGTTCCCTGTCGCCGGACGCGGGAATGGCGGTGCTGGAACGCGTCATCGGTCAGGACCGGGCCCAACTGCTGGTCGCGACCGTGGTGGACTGGCCGATCTTCTTGGCCTGGTACCCCGCCCCGCCGCCGCTGGTCGCCGAACTCGCCGCAGCCGCAGGCACCGACGGCGCCTCGGAGAGCAGCAGCTTCCTCGACGCCTTCCGCGCCGCGGACGAGGAGAAACGACGGTTGCTGGTCACCGAGCAGTTCACCTCGGTGGTGGCGGGAGTACTCCGGGTGCGCACCGGTCAGGTCGACCCCTCGGTCAGCCTGGGTGCCCTGGGTCTGGACTCGCTGCTGGCGATGGAACTGCGGGCCAGAGTGCACACCGAGATGCGGATCGCGCTGCCGGTCGTGGCCCTGCTGAGCAGCGCACCGATCAGCGATGCCATCGACCAGCTCCACGACGGACTCGTCGAGGTGATCGCCGACGACGACGGTGAGACGGCCGTCGAGGCGGTGGAGATCTTCGAGGACGAGCGCAGTCACCCGCTCACCCAGAACCAGAAGGCGCTGTGGTTCCTCAAACAACTCAGCCCCGACGGATTCGCCTACAACATCGGCGGCGCGGTCGAGGTCCGGGCCGAGCTGGACCCGGAGTTGATGTTCGACGCGGTACGCACCCTGACCGCTCGGCATCCGAGCCTGCGGGCGAACTTCCACCTGCGTGACGGCGTGCCGGTCCAGGAGCTGCGTGAGGTCTCCGACCTCGTCCACGACATCGCGTTGTTCGACGTCGTCGATCGGGACTGGGACGACATCTACCAGATGATCATCGCCGAATACCGCAAGCCCTACGACCTCGAACGCGATCCACTCATCCGGTTCCGGCTGTTCAAGCGCGCCGACGACCGCTGGGTGATCATGAAGGCCGTCCACCACATCATCTCCGACGCCATCTCCACCTTCACCTTCATCGAGGAACTCCTGGCGGTGTACGAGGGGCTGCGCGCCGAGCGGCCCGTCGAGCTCGCGCCCCCGTCGTCGCGATACGTCGACTTCCTCAACTGGCAGAACCGCTTCCTGGCCTCCCGGGACGCCGAGCGGATGCTCGAGTACTGGCGCGGGCACCTGCCAGAACAGGTCCCGATCCTCAACCTGCCGACCGACAAGCCCCGCCCCGTCGTGCAGACCTACAACGGCGCCTCCGAGTTCTTCGTGCTCGACCGGGAACTCAGCGGCCGGGTGCACGCGATGGCCCGTGAGCACGACGTCACGGTGTTCATGGTGCTCATGAGCGCCTACTACCTGCTCCTACACCGTTATTCCGGTCAGGACGACGTCATCGTGGGCAGCCCGGTGACCGGCCGAACCCAGAAGGAGTTCTCCTCGGTCTACGGATACTTCGTCAACCCGCTGCCCCTGCACGTGGACCTGGCCGGCTCGCCGTCCATCGCGCAGCTGCTGGAACAGGTCCGCGCCACGGTCCTCAACGGACTGGACAACCAGGAGTACCCCTTCGTGCTGCTGGTCGAGAAGTTGGGCCTGCAGCACGACCCGAGCCGCTCCGCGGTGTTCCAGGCGATGTTCATCCTGCTCGTGCACAAGGTCGCCACCGAGAAATACGGCTATCGACTGGACTACATCGAGCTTCCCGAGGAGGAGGGCCAGTTCGACCTGACCCTGTCGGTGTATGAGGAGGAGGCGGACCAGAGCTTCCACTGTGTCTTCAAGTACAACACCGACCTGTTCTTCGCGGAGACGATGCAGCGGATGGCGTCGCACTACGTCACGCTGCTGGACGCGCTGACCAGTGCACCGGCCACCGAGTCGATCTCCCGACTGCCGCTGCTCGGCGACCAAGAGCGCAGCGAGATCCTCGAGGACTGGAGCGGGGCGAGCTCGACCGTCGACGTGGACGTGCCGGTGCACGAACTGATCACCTCGGCCGCGGCACAGGACCCCGACGCGATCGCCGTGTCGATGCCCGCCGGGCTGACATCGGCGCCCGAGGCACTGCGCTCCGGCACCGACGATCGGGGTAGGCGGACGCTGACCTACGGCGAGCTGGAACGCCGGGCCTGCAACCTGGCCTGCCGACTCGGCGCCCTCGGCGTCGGCAAGGGCTCCGTGGTGGCGTTGTGCCTGGAGAAGTCGCCGGAACTGGTCGTCACGGTGTTGGCGGTGCTCAAGACGGGCGGCGCGTATCTCCCGCTGGATCCCGACCACCCGACCGATCGACTGGCTTTCATGGTGCGCAACGTCGGCGCCGTCCTCGCCATCGTCGACGAGTCTCGCCGCGACCGACTCGCCGGCCTGGTGGGCGAGGACGTGCTGGTGCTCGGTGATCTGCACCGTGCGGCCGAAGCGGAGAACGCCGAGACGACGAGCCTGCTCCCGCAGACGCGATCGGTGGTCGAGGCCGCACCTGCCGAGGTCGCCGGTCCGATCGACCTCGCCGAACCCGCGTACGTCATCTACACCTCCGGCTCGACCGGCAGGCCCAAAGCGGTGCAGGTCAGCCACCACAATCTCGCCTCCGCTTACGAGTCCTGGCGCCGGGAGTACCGCTTGGACGACGAGGTGCGCGTACACCTGCAGATGGCGAGCTTCTCCTTCGACGTCTTCACCGGCGACCTGGTGCGCGCGTTGTGCTCCGGCGGCACCCTGGTGCTGGTCGACCGCGAGCTGCTGTTCGACACCGCTCGGCTGCACCAGACGATGCTCGACGAACGGGTCGACTGCGGCGAATTCGTCCCCGCAGTGGTGCGAGCGCTGATGAATCACTGCGAGCAGACCGATCGGCGACTCGACTCGCTGCGGCTGCTGATCGTCGGCTCCGACGCCTGGAAGGTCGAGGAGTACGACCGGCTGCGCGCGCTGTGCGCCGAGGACACCCGCGTCGTCAACTCCTACGGGCTCAGCGAGGCGACGATCGACAGCGCCTACTTCGAGGGCCCCACCGATGGCCTGGAACCGAGCCGGATGGTGCCGATCGGTAGGCCGCTGCCCAACAGCGCGCTCTACATCCTCGACGAACATGCCGAGCCGGTCCCGGTCGGGGTGCCCGGCGAACTCTGGGTGGGCGGCGCGGGCGTGGCGATCGGTTACGCGGGAGACCCGGAGCAGACCGCCACCCGCTTCGTCACCACGAGGTGGACCGCGCGCTCGACCGACGGCGAACCGCTGCGGCTCTATCGCACCGGCGACCTCGCACGGTGGGACAGCGCCGGGCGCGTGCAGCTCCTCGGCCGGATCGACGGCCAGATCAAGGTCCGAGGCCATCGCATCGAACTCGGTGAGATCGAATCCCAACTCGCCGACTGGCCCGACCTCGCCGAGGCCGTGGTGACACTGCTCCCGGACGACCGAGGGGAGTCGGTGCTCTGCGCCTACTGCGTACCCGGCGGCGACGGCGAGCTGGACCTGCGGGCACTGCGCAGGCACCTGGCCGAGTACCTGCCCACCTTCATGATCCCCGCCTACTTCGTCGAGCTGCCTGCCCTGCCACTGACCGCCAACGGCAAGGTCGATGTGGCCGCACTGCCCGCGCCCGCGCGGACCGGTGACGACAGGGAGTACGAGGCACCGATCAGCCTCTACGAGGTGCGGATGGCCGCGCACTGGGAGTCGCTGCTGGGGCTGGAACGCGTCGGCCTGCGGCACGACTTCTTCGAGTCCGGTGGCAGCTCGATCAAATTGATCGAACTGATCTACCACCTGCAGGACGAGTTCGGGATCAACATCCCGGTGAGCCAGCTGTTCACCGTCACCACCCTGCAGGGCATGGCGGGCACCGTCGAACAGATCGTCACGGGCCGCATCGGCGGCGCCCGACCGTACCTGCGCTTCAACCCGGGCGGCGAACGACGGTTGTTCTGCTTCCCGCCCGCAGGTGGGCACGGCCTGATCTACCGGCGATTCGCCGCCCACCTGCCGGAATACGAGTTCATCGCCTTCAACTACCTGCCGGGAGACGACAAGGTGCAGCGCTACGCGGATCTCATCGAGGAACTCCATCCGGTGGGGCCCTGCCCGCTGTTCGGCTATTCGCTGGGCGGCAACCTCGCCTTCGAGGTGGCCTCGGTGCTGGAGGCCAGGGGTCGGGCCGTGGAGAACGTCGTGATCATGGACTCCTACCGCATCCCGGAGGCCTTCGAGCTGGAGGGAATGCGTTTCGACGCCTTCGAACAGGAGCTGGGCGAGCACCTGCGCAAGCACACCGGGTCGGAGGTCCTCACCGAGGAGACCCTGGAGCAGGCCAGGGACTACATCCGCTTCTGTGGCCGAACCCCGAACCTGGCGCTGATCAAGGCGTCGGTGGACGTGATCTCCGACGAACAGAAGGTGGAGTTCTACGGGGTGTCCGAACAGGGCACCTGGCACGGCAGCTCCACCACCGGCACCTCGGTGTTCCGAGGGCTCGGCACGCACGCGGAGATGCTCGACGAGCAGCACCTCCAGCACAACGCGGGGCTGACCCGCGAGATCCTCGTCGGAGGTGGCCACCGTGGCGCGTGA
- a CDS encoding sterol desaturase family protein, with the protein MDTQSKSGRSLQKRLRDDAGTTTGPRSILCHITYPIMLAAMVATAVSAVHYGWDFGRVNFAFLVGTIAFLALLERLIPYERDWHPSRREWGFYAIYVLLTMAGAGIAQLPVNALVSSVAMPEPVLPLWVEIPGAVLLGSLVSYGIHRLFHTHAWLWRLHGVHHVPDKVNVANNGVNHVVDIAITQCLVQLGLALVGFSHQSVFVAGLFIVLQGYFVHANIDVRLGWLNHIVAGPEQHRLHHSIDLDEAGHYSSDLSLWDRVFGSFTWYPGRKPVAVGLSDPDSFPKTGAILATLLQPWRSPKKTTPPEQAPPGD; encoded by the coding sequence ATGGACACTCAATCGAAGTCCGGAAGATCACTACAGAAGAGACTGCGCGACGACGCCGGGACGACCACCGGACCGCGCTCGATCCTGTGTCATATCACCTACCCGATCATGCTCGCGGCAATGGTCGCGACTGCGGTGTCCGCCGTGCACTACGGCTGGGATTTCGGGCGGGTGAACTTCGCCTTCCTCGTGGGGACGATAGCCTTCCTCGCGCTCCTCGAACGACTGATCCCCTACGAGCGCGACTGGCACCCGAGCCGTCGTGAGTGGGGGTTCTATGCGATCTACGTGCTGCTGACGATGGCGGGCGCCGGTATCGCGCAATTGCCGGTCAACGCACTGGTCAGCTCGGTGGCCATGCCCGAACCGGTATTGCCGCTCTGGGTGGAGATCCCCGGTGCGGTCCTGCTCGGCTCGCTGGTCAGCTACGGAATCCACCGCCTCTTCCATACCCATGCCTGGTTGTGGCGGTTACACGGCGTGCACCATGTCCCGGACAAGGTGAACGTGGCCAACAACGGCGTCAATCACGTCGTCGATATCGCGATCACCCAATGCCTGGTGCAACTCGGCCTGGCCCTGGTGGGCTTCTCGCACCAGTCCGTGTTCGTCGCGGGCCTGTTCATCGTCCTGCAGGGCTACTTCGTCCACGCCAACATCGATGTCCGTCTCGGCTGGTTGAACCACATCGTCGCAGGCCCGGAACAACATCGACTGCATCACAGCATCGACCTCGACGAAGCAGGGCACTACAGCTCGGACCTCTCGCTCTGGGACCGGGTGTTCGGCAGCTTCACCTGGTACCCCGGCCGTAAGCCGGTGGCGGTCGGCCTGTCCGATCCGGACTCCTTCCCGAAGACCGGCGCGATCCTCGCCACGCTCCTGCAGCCGTGGCGGTCACCGAAGAAGACGACGCCGCCGGAGCAGGCGCCGCCCGGCGACTGA